A stretch of DNA from Cryptomeria japonica chromosome 4, Sugi_1.0, whole genome shotgun sequence:
atgtaaatttaattaaaaatggctagaaggggtaTTTTAAttgaatgtgaatttaattaaatggcttagagggagattttaattaaatgtaaatttaattaaatggctaggataaaagaagggaaatattaatcaaatatttaatttgattaataggataATTTAGagaaatagggatattaattaaatcttcatttatttaattggaagaaatagggataattaaatgaataaaattcacttaatttgttgtgcaatttttaggtgtctacgcaTAGTGTAACTAGAAGAAGATTATATGCAAGAGTATTGGGCAACATATGTATGATTCTAGGTATAGTCATGAGTCCCAATGTACAATTGGTAATGAGTCTAGGTATAGTCACGAGCACATAAAACACTTTCAAGATGCAACCTTGTATACTGATGCATATTAGGGATTCTCTAAATCTCTccaaaataatttataaaatagaGATAAATCTCCTATGATTTGGCCTAAAAGTACATGGACACAATTTTCTTCTTAGTTAATGAAGACTTCAAATTAATGGAAGCAATTGAATTGTAAACCTTTTGGATTCCTAAACTTTCATATGAGGCAACCAATGCCAagatagatttatatgtggaaaaactacTTGGTTTTCCTAAGGATTTGTAGGTATAAAGGTTTATACCTAACCAAGAATTTCTAGACATTTGGATAAGAATAAGTTTGAGGAACATATGGACTAAAATAGGGAAAAAAAGAAGGGAAAATGGGGCATTATAAAGAAGAAATATGAGGAACAAAGAATCACCAATCTATTACTTTTAGAAGATTACATCTTTGTACATCACTTAAAAAGCCTGCTTAGTTTTAATAAAGGTTCATAATAGCTAAAAGTAAAACTACCCACTACACTAGTAAAGAGGGAGCCATCAATAGAAGAGTCgttagaagaagaggaagagaaaaaaggAAAATGTATGCATATAAGCATCCCCTACAAAAGAAGAGAAAACACAATAAGAAAGTCTAGTAAAAGAAAATGTATAGACACTAGTAAATGAATTTAATCTCTACAATAGGTTCTTTCACAAGGAGGTTATGATGAAGACATGTGTTTAAAATGAAATGgtgtcatttaataattaattatccaAAATGAATTGATAATACATATGGTTGCATCTAGAACAACATTAGAGGAATTCATAAGTATTATCCAAGGCAAACTAGTTGTCATGTTAAATAAAATAAGAGAGCATATAGTACAAAAAGAGAAGAGGATGAAATATGTAACCATATACAGTTGGATCCTTCTAGCAGTTCATCATAGAAAGAAAAACTAACAAAAATTGTAACATGATATATTTTGTCCCAACAAAGATGGGACAAATTGATCCTTAAAAAGTTTAAGATCAATAATAAAATTCAAATAGATATCAAAGAATCCTTTGTGAAATCTTATAAAGAGATCTCTCAAAAAGAATTAAAGTATGAGAAGATATCTTTATTTGATCAGAGCCTATAGACCACAAGGTACCCTCTCTTCCACACACCTCTAACACACTTTCTTCCTTTGTTGCTTCTCCTATgtatacaataaaatattttatagccaAGTAGAAGAAAATTTAGCCTTAAGTCTCTCTGCAGCTACTCCAACATTCTCTAGTAGGTCCACAAGTTGACCTTAGCAATATCATTCcagtttaattgttttaattggtAGACCTTTTATATAAAATAACATAGAAAGATATTTTGAAGTAGTAAGTAAACAATTTGAAATATTTGGAAGATATGGTGAATGATATCCAAAGCAAATATCACCATTTAGAATGGGATTCTTTCATTCTTGTTGTATAAATCAAGACATTGGTGGATGGGATCCTAGAAGAGATGCAAATATAGAAGACTGCAATTTAGCAACAAAATATTTAAAGAGATACATAAAATAAGGATAGATGAGGAATGAAAGAAGTCTTCCATCAATGAATCCACTCTAGAAATGCATATTATTACTATAAAGAATATAAATGGTGATATTAATTCTCTATATAAGTTCCACATACAATGACCCACCGTTATAGCATCAATTAAGTCTCAAATGGTTCATATTGAGTTTCATAACCTCCAAGTGGCCCATTCATATGACACTTTATAGGAAATAGATGGATAAAATGAAGTGTAGTTGGAAGCCCTACATGTTTACTTTTAACAATTCTAGGACCAACCAGAGTAGTCAAGGCAAAAATTCTTAATTTAAGGGAATTGGTCAACATCTGGTTGGATCACATCACTAGTCTCCTTAAAGATGCATAGAAATTGGCACAACATATCCAAATTATTGCATCGAAAGCTGAGTGCCCAATAATGTAGATCAGTATTCAAAACCAActacaacaaaatcaaataaataataatttgataACATTTTTTCTTATTTTAAGTAGATCTACAATGCCATTCTCTTAGCCTAATAGAATTAGAGTTTTCTTTAGGAGAAGCCAACATTTTGAACTTGGGTGAATTATATTGGCAAGGAAAAGGTAGAGTGAAGATAGTGATGTGGATACTAGCACAAGATCCTAATTAAATAGACATCATCTATATACTAGTAGAAGAATGCAAGGGACCAATTCCACCgactatatatttatatttaaacaaAGATACAATGTAAGAGATTATGCATTTAGACATATGATAAGAGAATTTAAAGTTAGAAAGGAAAAAATTTAACATGGAGATAATGAAGAATGTATAGGAGGATATATATAATACacatttaaatgaataaaaaataGTTATATATATTATGGTTTATGGAatttagttttttattgattttattttgttAACTAGTTAATGTACAGTCCAAacttaccctttactcctttagcATAATTGAGTCTAGGGTATAAATACAAACATAAGaattatttgaagcttaatattttAGTCTATGTTCCACCATTTTCCTCCTAACAAATAGTTATTACATCAATTTCATATTGTATTAAACCACACGcttaaaaaaattgtattattcatGATATAAGTATTCTTTAAAAGAATTTTTCTTTGTGTGATGTTTGATTTTTTGTCCATGACAAACTATAGGATAGACTCTTTGATTTGAAAATACAAAATTCATTACTTTTCAAATCCAAATGAGTTCTAGATGTAAGTGTGAAATTGCATATGTATGCATTTTTCAACACTGCAGTGATTAACCTAGTTGCCAGTCTTTTGTACCATTCTCATGCTTTGCCATTGAGAGATTAAACAAATAGCTAGAAAGCCATGTCCTAAAAGGCACATTGTATTTTTTGCATATAGTTTTTTCATTATAGATGTGGTTATTTGAAGGTGAAATGGAGTCATCTCAATTGATGAAAAGTAATAAATTTAATGCTAGTTTAGGTTTTTGGTTCTAATGGTAGTATTAGAATTGGCAATTGTAATTCCAAAATATAAATGGTAAATTTCTTGATAGGATATGAAAGTGCACATAGAGATGACAATATGATATTATCTACAAAGATTAAAAGTTGTTTAAAAGAGTCAACCAAtcttaaatagattaattaaaattataaaaattaaaaataaataaataaacaactcAAATAAACATAATAAATCAAAAACTTAATTCAATATCTAAATAATAAAACAAATATCTACTTAAAGACTTAATATTCACATTCCTATACAAAAGTGCTCCATATTTTCCAAGAAGTCTCACACTATGGTCGAATAACTAGGCATAAAATGTGTAGAAGGGCAAGGAATCAAAGTAGAGAAAAGACTAGGAGATTAACAGAAAAAGAATTAAATACCCAAGTCTTTTCATTAGATCTGTGTAAGTGGGCCTGTGAAATTACCTTTCTCACATGATGTCACTACTGCCATGAAACAACACATGACTATTCAGTAATATTGCAACTTACACATAATCACTATAGAACGCTCTATGCatatgatccgaattatggattcggatgacaacacctaagtgagaacctgcggtgttatggatgaacaagataatacaGAATTGAAGCAAACCAAAAAGTATTATATTCAatttgaaaatccaacatatagtaatctaagggattccaagggtcaccaacaactccttgagaatcgaaaAACCAACAGCCATcaagtttatttacataataaaatctaaaactatgtagttttccaaaaaaactatataaaatttgtcctaactttaactaggcataactttctgcacagGATTCGAAATTACGAGTCGTTTAaatcgttggaaaggtctccaagagttgtaagCGAGATTTTGAAAGAACATATAGAAAATACCACTTTGAAGGCCttaaaaaatatcatttactaacatatagaaaaactaagaaaatatataataatattttcaatttttattctcATCAGCATAGTAAATTAGTTATAATGTAATAAAGTTCTTATTATACCAAATTCTCATAGTCCAAAATTGGTATTATTGTTAGCTCTGATACTTTTTAGATTGTCTAGGATCCATGAATACTGATGAATGAGTAATATTTGCGCTGGACAAAGTGACTTCTACTGGAATCAAAATCTGTGCTTCGTAAAGCAGATTGATTACCATACCCACTTTCCACCCACGAGCCGCTACTGGGTCATTATCATCTTTTTATGGTCCGACAATGCTTAACTGGGATCTGAAAGCCCATCAAATAAATCGAATATTTGTTAAACTATTAACACATGAAACATTACATtattttttcaaatattaaaatGAATTAAGACAACTCCTAAAGAACCCATTGGTTGAAATTCGTAAGCTGAGCATATGAACTTGAACAACACGTAATTCACTGCAACAAACGAAGATGGTAGATAAGATGGGGCCACACATGGTGACCAGCAAATCTATTCTTCAAACAACCCATCTTTTGACTACTTTGGATCTTAACACAATATAAATAGAATACAAATAGAAGCTGGAATGAATTGAGATAGTCTTGGTTTCCATCAGTGGAAAAGGAGAAGTATTAGTGAGTAATGGCAATTAAGGCTGGTAGAGTTCTGCACTTGTTTTTGGTGTGGCTTGTAGTGTATGCCACTTTGCAGAAAAGTGCAGATTGCCAAAGCTGGAAGAAAATGCTTCCAAAGCCCTGTAGGAATTTAGTGTTGTATTTTCATGATATAATCTACAATGGTAAAAATGCTAACAACGCAACGTCTGCATTGATAGCAGCACCGCAAGGGGCTAACCTCACCATTCTGACTGAACACAATCATTTTGGAGATTTGGCTGTGTTTGACGATCCAATTACGCTGGACAATAATCTTCTCTCTCCACCCGTTGGAAGAGCGCAGGGATTTTATCTGTATGACATGAAGAATTTCTTCAGCGCTTGGCTTGGTTTCACATTTGTGTTGAATAACACAGATTATAAGGGTACGATCACATTCGCAGGAGCAGATCCAGCTCTTAAGCAGAGAGATATATCTGTGGTTGGAGGGACAGGTGATTTCATAATGGCGAGAGGCATTGCAACTCTTTCTACTGATTCTGTTGAGGGAGACGTCTATTTCCGCCTTCGAGTGAATATCACCCTCTACGAATGTTATTGACACCCGACTTAACTTTAGTTTGCGTGCATTTCCACATTTATGGTTTGTGTGGTTTTACCAAATAATTTTTTGATTTCACGTCTTTCTATTCACGGGATTTTGAGATGATCAAATATAGAGGGAAAGACACTTATTTTCGTGTCTTTCCAATAACGAGATTTGAAAAGCATAATCTACGGATCCCCGACGTACTTTGGAACTTGGAAGTGATTGATGGAGATGTACTGAAAGAGCTTTAGTTTAATAAAAACCATGATAT
This window harbors:
- the LOC131875413 gene encoding disease resistance response protein 206-like — encoded protein: MAIKAGRVLHLFLVWLVVYATLQKSADCQSWKKMLPKPCRNLVLYFHDIIYNGKNANNATSALIAAPQGANLTILTEHNHFGDLAVFDDPITLDNNLLSPPVGRAQGFYLYDMKNFFSAWLGFTFVLNNTDYKGTITFAGADPALKQRDISVVGGTGDFIMARGIATLSTDSVEGDVYFRLRVNITLYECY